The Populus nigra chromosome 4, ddPopNigr1.1, whole genome shotgun sequence genome contains the following window.
GAGAAAGAAAGTCCAGcggaggaaaaggaaaagaaaaaaaaaagaagtttatttGGCAATGGATTAGATTAGATGGTTTGGTATGTTGCTGACCTATAATATAAGCTTCAATAATTTTCTTGCTGCATTGACATTCGATCCTGCTGTCTCATTTTTTAATTCCTGAGCTCTTTTGTAAAAGGGACAAATAATCTAAGtgtattgatatatatatatatatatatatatatatatatatatatattatttttttttttttttttaattcctgtCTCATTTTTGCTTTGATTCGATGTTGTTGCTGACCAAACAAATACAACGTAAACAAACCAATCTAACTATGACTTATTTTACATGAGTAGTTTACCAGTTATCCTACGagcattaataattaaaaaaaaaaaaaccagcctcAGGGGTCCCTGTCTAGGCCTCTAGGGTAGTACCTGTAGAATCCCATTTTTATACTGTGAGATTTGACTCCAATGCTACGCAGCCTCGTAATTTCCATATCAGGGCCTTTTTATGTTAGATTATTGTAGCATAGCTGTTCCTCCGCAGCATAgtttttaaggatattttttaaattgtggtATTGGTCgtggttaaaatattttttatttaaaattatattaatataatattattttatatttaaaaaattattttttatattaatgttttaaaatgatttaaaaacattaaaaatatttaatttgaagcaaaaacaaattaaatttttttaaaaacatgagttAGACTacattctcaaacatgttctaaaCCTGATTGGATCGGTTGGATAAGTCTCGGGCCATAACTCATGTATATTGATAAAGTTAATTCagattaatttagtttttttattttataaaataataaatataatttcactttgaaaaaattatatataaaacaaattaatgaattttaattagttttttttagattgaccCATATGaatcaatctaaatttttaattggacacgctaaattaaaatttcccttattttcttaaaacttgGCCTGACTTTGAATCTAGATCATAGGTCAACTTATTATATGAAGTTGGATTTTTAAAGAATGCTCTAAATTTTTGACTACGTGGTGGTCAGCAGAGGCCCTGTAGTAAGGTTTaggttatgtttgtttttaagttttaaaaataatttaaaaaaattatttttttatttattttaaattaataaatttttatgtatttttagatcattttgataatctgatgtcaaaaataattttttaaaataaaaaatattttagtatatttttaaataaaaaatactttaaaaaataacaacaactaCACTCTTAATTACACTTTTAGCCTAAAATAGAAATCCAGAGGATCTCATGAGTCGAGGCAACTGCAGCAGGAGGAGTGAAAACATTGATGCATCCATATAATAAAATGTATCGCTAGCCTttcatatgtatatatatatatatttccttcGTTGGTATAATaaattgtttgagaaaaaatgttatttatatattttttagtatatgatGTAGTTAAATCAAGGTTAGTatatgtctttttaaaaaaaaaaaaatattaaagcttTTGCAGGTTAGTATATGTTAAATGATACAGTAAATATTCTCAATgtctttttttccttgcaagATATAATAACCTGATTATCTATTATCCAACTCAATTCCAATTATATGCAAGTGAGAGAGCCCAAAACCTcatcacttaaaaaataaaaaatgttgtttaagtaagatatatagtttttattatttttatttgagatgtgATTTTTGATAATAAGCAGTActtctatttataatattaggatattaccaaatacaaaaatatgtttaatttaactctgttttatttattgattttcttaatttttttttcatttaatatattatattaaaattaaaatgctatggcatttttatcatgttttaagatgtttattaaatttaaaccaTTAAATGACATgatctaatatattataaaaatgtaaaaacacttaaatttttattattttatttatctaaatggATCAAACTATCCAATTTGAAACTAATTATAAGATTTATAACATGATGGGTAATGCTCATTAAGGAATATAAgagtataatattatttttttttttaaaaaaacaccacaaatcaagccaaaagaaaagaaaaagaaattacagCAACAAGatttaaaagagaaattcaATGGCATTCCACAGtagtttttgaaattcaatGGTATATATTATCAACATTAATTCCATTTCCATCAACTTTCACGAGCCGATAAATAATTCAGATTTAAGAGCACCACATTGATTGCCGCATCAGCTTTTGTGGGTTCTGATTGAATTAATCAGTCAAAGCGatccttaattttattttatttttcccatGGATGGATGTGATATAGTTGCGTGTAGGCATGCAAGCTAGCACCACTTCTGCGCTGTCGCTCTCCAGAAAAAGGTCACAGATCATAGAATCGAAGGTGGATGTTTAATTTGAAATGCAATTAGTGGATGGGAAAAAGTAATTcctttagttttcttttctttaacgTGCCAGGAAAGTTTCACAACTTCTTCGGACCTTCCAACGAATCATCATCGCCACCGATGGCTGCCTCTGTGCATTTGAGCAGCAGCAGCTGGTTATATATCAGCACATCATTCAGCCATGATTTGCCTACAATACAGTAATCTGAGCGTATAGTGTGCTGTTACCCAATGAAAGATGACGATATTATTGGATTTAGTTACCGTTCATAATCACTACAATACAGTACCTATCTTTCGATTCATCTCCACCCACCAGACtcggtcatatatatatatatatatatatatatatatatataaagcaagcAACTATCAGACCCCCGTCTCTGCATCCACATTTCAcacaaaatttatatattacgCCTTTCGCTAACTATAGCATTAGACAACCCAATTTCGGGGATCactagtcaaaggaaaattaaaaatacgtACGATCATGTGCCTTCGGAATTAACTAGTTGTCCTGCACGAAATTTTCTGGCATTAATTAAACCTAGTATAGCCTTGAAGGTTAATATGGTACGTGTCTAATTTTATTTGTGAATTttagacaacaaaaaaaacacaataaatagCACATGAAAGGATGtaatccagaaaaaaaaatgataaaaaaaattcattattaaaaTCCACATTGCATTGAATTGTGAGAGTATGTACAGTGCGcaccatgtatatatattaaaactagcGCACAATTTAGTGTTTATGAACCGCCAAAACTTCCAAGGAAACAGTACATCAAATTATGTATGAGATTTTTCAACAAAGTAATGATACTATAGCTTACCGAGGCTGGTCCATTCATGTGAAAATTATCGTGATAGATATTGTCCTGGCCATGTATTTATCCGGATGTATCGTGTCCTTTAAGGTATAGATAGGCTTCCACCCTTCGGTGTCTTTATTAGCTAAAAGGGGAAACCAGTGGGGCTAGCCAGGGTCAAGTATGTGGCCACGTCAAGGCACATGAAGAATCCAAGTGGCGTAATTTTTATGAAGCTTCAAACCCAGGCGAACCTCCGTTCAGCAATTCTATTTCTTCATGCGAGCATTGATGGAGTTCATTAGCGATTCATCTTCCTTCTTAACCCTGCGGCCTTCACATCCAAGCAAAGCAATCGTTTAGTATTTTTGGAACTGGAGACTCCATCTCTCCCAAAAACATATGAATTCCAATGAGAGCATTTATACCTGCGAGAGGGAATACCCTTTGACTAATTATGATCTACGGATCATATGTGAAATCTTAATGGTTAAATAtaggaattaatttttatttggtggagagtttaaaaataatttgttattgattaaaaaaaatagcctctagataaaaaaaaatatcaattaaaagaaagagtCTTTGAATACTAAACTATCCTTTGCTTTTGAgagaaagattaattttttatttaaatatttaattaatattaacatcTCTTTGATAACTTATtgatttatacattttttttaatttatctcatttcagtgtaaataatatatttgcaaTCTCCACTAACTCCATTAATAGTGCcctttcaaaatcaaaagcatatATCCTACTTAAACAAACATGATtactaataattattaattttagaatcaataaaaataattaaaatacatataaattgaTTCAgttattcatattaataataataaaaaaaaacatgaataatagTGCCCATAATTTGTCTATTTCGGAGCACAGAGTAGCAATTAATACTGCAATAAATCTCAGTAATCCAACATGCCGACATCATTTATCACGGCCCAAGGAACATTACGGCTCTGTATTTTCTTGACAAAGGACATGAAACAGTGCAACGGGGGACATTAATACACGGTTTCCGCAACAGTATAAAGTGAAAAACTGGCTTCCTAATCAgttccttaatttatttttatttttccagaaaAGGAAAGTGGTGGAGCACGCGGCTGCTCGATCCTAAAGTAGCGCGTCTTCCGGATATGAAGGTTGAGTCGGGTGGAGCCACCAACACTGAACATGGCCATTAATTAAAACCTTGACCTGCATTTCAAGAATGAGTTCTCGAGCCGCTTCCTCTTTTAAAACTAGTAGTGGTAAAGGTTTGAGAAAGCTAGTGGAAGCCACCCACTTGTGGAACCATGATTTTAAACACTTCATTACAGCTATATTTAAACCattcaaattaaacaagcaAATTGCTAATTATGCGTGAATCTCGGCGAATTTGTGATCGGACGGGAATTGATTAATATTCATGGACATGAATTCAACTATCACATgagttaataaatatatataaaaattggtGTGACTTGGGCAACCTAACAGAATATTGTCTTGTTTAAATTGTGAcatgattaaaacaaaaatacgCCACTATCTTTTTGAGTTTTAACCTCTATTTAACCCTATTAGATTTAAATATGAAACAATAGactctctaaaaattaaattgttaaaataatttaaaaagtgaaatgaaaagacaataatatattatattaatccgggttaatttataaaatttataattcgaGTAATGAATATAATTGCAATTAATTAATTcgattggataattttttttttttattctcttcttaaataaatcttgattaaattttaattgatatgaaTCATGAACATGCCTATAATGATAATATCGGGTtaaagaatatgttttttttttcttttttctttttattttctaaccaTGTCTTAATTAGCCTTGGGTTTGattaagtaaaaacaaaatgatataaatttgtattaatttttctGACCCATAACCTTCCATCAAAGGCAACATATTCGAGAAAAACAAGtacaaaattgaatttcaatgaAATCCGCTTCTTCCATGTAcgaattgaaagaaataaaataagataggGAGTCATCAAGCCGGTCAAGGGGTGCTTAAAtcaatggatttttattttgcgTGAATTGATGTCAATACAATTTTTGGTTTATTCCCCTTTCAATTAGTCCACCAATTTAATCAGACAACTTAGCCAATACTTGCAGGCcctttaaataaatttcttgatcaaattattcaattattattcgTTCAGGTAATAATAATGGAACTTATGTTAGGTGCTTTGTTTGATACACCACCAAAGACTGCTGCTAGAGTGGGAGAGGGAAGTGGTTAGGCGATTAGGTGCGCTAACTTCAGTTTGAATGTCTGTACTCATGCCTTCTAATTACTTCACGCACAAGGTGATTAGGTGTTCTTAACCACAGTTGTATAATGACCAAGAAATTCGGGAAAACAACAAAGGAAGAGCACAGGAAGGACCTTTGACCTGGTGGTGATTTCTTCCACAACAAATCCTCATTTAATGCTTCATGCTGCAATGTTGCTGTGCTAGTGAGCTGATCGAGACTTGTCTATCGGCATGTTTGGCCTTTTATCAACCTTTTAAAGTAGCTGAGCAGACCATGACGGAGGATTAAGGGATATAAAAACTGCTACCAATTAAAACCATACAAAATACCCTTCTCTGGTGGGTCATACAAAGAGCTTTTAGATTGAAGTGGAGGGGGAGGCGGAACtcaatgatattcttttctgcTCGAATGAGATGGCACAGGGAAAGGAGTTGAAACATCATTTTCAGAGACGGGTCATTGATCCAATGTGAATGTTCCTTCCAAAACAAGCACCGGGAAAGTTGTCCAGAACTGCATGTGAAATTCTGGTTAAAGAGGCATCATTTTCTAGTGATGCAAAGTGAAAGGAGGCTCAGGGAGATTCGTTGAATAACCGGGCTTTCTTTTGAGTGTTGTTGCCGGATCTTTTGAGCGTCACCGTTACAATACTCGTGGACCTCCTACAGATTCCAGTGGTTGCATTATTGCATCAGGAgacattttgtttttgctgcggaaaaaatttgttttaaattatttttagattattttatgtGTCAGATcaacatataaattttaaaaatattattttaataaatttctaaataaaaaatattttaaaaaacaatcaaaacaaaaatcaaatacgCCCTAAACACAGAGCTTAACTCTGACGTTAAACTCAGCCACTTTCCATGtcctgatttttttagtttaagggccaatttgGTGGGCTTAACACCAACATCATGAGAAAAGAGTGATAGCTTACCCATCAAAGCCTGTGGGAAATTAAGCCCAAATAGCCTGGTCTTGAATGACTGCTTCCGGCCATTCCATTCAAGGCCCAACTGTTTCTCAACTGttcgttttgttttgtttttcttttttttggggtagaactcaatttgtttttcttataaacaaAGAGAACGTGActagacaaaaaaaactcaacagcCTTTTTGTACCGGGCCCAAGTTTGTTTGCCTGCACGTTACCCGACAACTCATCAGTCAAGCCTAATCTTGATCTGGCCATGGGTGCTTAGGAGTTACCCGTATTGTCGCAAAATCAGTCATCAACCATCGGAAAACCTTCTCTTCGAGCTCGGAGACTCGAGAGTATGGGTTCAAATATTGTTGTTAGCTGTGGCTCAAAAGACATCGATTACTGCAAAATCTTGTAGGATGTAtgttaatattgatgaaaaacGAAATTGTTTATCATACCACATGCCTTAAAGTTTTAGCATCCTCTAAGATTTGTGGTATGGAATTGAAGATGGAgctcaattaacaaaacactaaaatagCAAAGACTTTTATTGTTTCATCAACTCGACATCTTTTTTTGTcatgtatttcttttctttttttttgatcatTCATGGTCTCGAAGTGGGGTTCttatagagtaaaaaaaaaatacaggtaTAAGAAACTCAAGGGAGAAGAcagaataagaaaaggaaaagaaaagaaaaaatcgaTTGTCAGACCCGCAATGAAGCTTTATCTCTATCACACACTTCCTTGTAAGAATGTTATTGCCTATACGATCTCAATGATATTAAGAAAGAACAGTATCAAAGATCGAAGAAAGCTGCATGCACCTCTATACTGTGACAACCTTCCTTGCATGTTGGCGTGTTAATTACCTAACATAATAATCTTATCAAATCAGTATCTTTTAACAAATCATTGAATCGTTTTTAAATTGGTGAGATAATTTTCATTCATGTAGGGGattgtaaaaaatttattttaaataaataaattattaatgaatGGAGAATTAATCTCAAACAACTCTTGATTTTCCCAATCAAAGAGCTCTTAGTTTTTCTAGATTTGTGATGGCTAATCAATAGTTGATAATGGtaagaattaattcttattaacTCTTCAAGCTTTTAACTTTCAAAATATACTATAAAAAGGGGGTGAAAGAAGAGTTTAagccaataattttttagattttgacaTATTCTTCCTCACCTTGTATTTTAGTGTATTGTTGAGGGATATTTGAGTTTCATAttcttttatccaaaaaacttGGTTTAGTAGTGCATCTAAAGTAAAATGGTGGTGTTAAAATCTTAAAAGGTATATTGTATACATCTTAATTACACaagcaaaaatcaaaaaagctttaaaatacaaataattcattcttaacaacaacaacaaaatcattaCTTTAAAGTGTATCAATAAGTAAAGCATAgttgatttaaatatattttttcttgagtttatggatttaaacatatataaactctAGTTTTTTctaggatatttttttgttaagcaTGTCATTAAGATGGTAAACTACGATatatactaattatttttaaactacaaTCTTGTTATAATAACCTAAATACATTTGCACAATTTTGTTGCcataaaaacatatttgcaTACATGTTTTAATGGTGCCCGGGTTTGTAATATTCTGATTGTGGTAAACCATAACCAAGGTTAGGGTAAAAAACTTTGCGAAGTTGGTTATATTTTTGGACATCAAAACCATGGATCTTCATGAGTTTCTTTTGTTTGGCCTTGAAGCGTTGCTGGAAGTAACCTTCAAAAGAGGGCTCAGTGGATGTTCTCAGGAAGAAACCATAGGCTATTGCGAAGTGAAGGGAGGTGACAAAGAAACATATCGGCTCCATGACATCCCAGTTAAGCTCCCAGAAGGTGAGCCTCATGAACCCAAGTGTCTGGATCGTTAGAAAGCCCAGCCCACAATAAAGCTCTCCTCGGACCTGGGTTCTAGCCTTCTGATCAATTATCACCTTTAGTTTCTCCATATGCTCAAGGTGTTTTCTTCTCGGATCATCAGGAGCTGCAATGGCCTGGGATATCATATTCTCCACTGATATCGCTACCTGGtacattaaaaagcaaaaaacatcaagatgaaCACGATAAACTGAATTACATAAATTAGTTGACTTAATCATAACTATCACGATTTTGGCATTATTTCTCCGGATGTCCCTTGGCAAGTCTAGAAAAACAAATGGCCATAGGACAAGGGCCATCAATGTTTCGAAGAATCATATCTATTTGTATCCCTTCTCTTAGGATACAGCCTCCTCTAGCTGGGGGCAAAAGTTACCCAGCAAAATTTAATGATCTTTTTGCCAGCAGCCCTTACataatctaattatatataatttaaatcttaCGGGACACAGATTGCAGcataacaagaagaaaaaaaaagggaggacTGTTGTAGATGAAATAATTAAagctaattgaaaaaaaaaattaatacctGCTCAGGCCTGAGAAACACAATGTTTCCTAAAACGATGACGTTTCCGGACTGATCAAGCAACTTGGCAAACTCAACACCTTGACCTTCATTTCCACACTCATCAACACAAATTTTGACAAACTCCGAATAACAAATCGACCCTCTTGGAATCTCTCTAAGTTTGGCCTTCAACTTCTCCACAAGAGAAAACCTCAAGATCTTCTTCACATTCTCAACAGAAATCCCGAACTTATTAGCCTCTCCAGCGATCTCTTCCGGAGGAGTCAGACCATCAAGGTGGAGCCGGTCACCGGAAATGAGCTTTTCTCTTAACTTCTCTCCCACCGGCATGGACATGAATTCAGGTAACTGGCTAATGGCTCTACGGTGAAGGAAACGCCGGAAAAACCCTATATCGACGGAATCTCCAGTGAGAAACTCTTTAAATAGTTTCGTTTTGGATGCTGCATTATTTTGGGGTGTTGTAAGAGATTTAATTGGTGATGAGTGGTCTAGAGCTCCTCCTGCCGGCGATGCAACTCTATAATCGTTGGTCACAGCACGCTTCGAAAATAATTTTCGAAACGCCATTTGATTAGAACAGAGAGAATCCGGTGATTCGAAGTGCTTGAATGCGGTTGAAGAGTGATGATGAGTGAGAGGGGCAAggtatacatatacatacatatatatatatacagttttttttttttttaaaaaaaaaagtaaagggaAAGAGAGGAGAACCGAAATGAAAATGCATTGAATCAGTTTTTACCATTTATGACCCCGATCTGGATtccattattaatttattacacCGACTTCGGTTATATTAAATCCAGTCTGGTATCATAAGTTAACTTAGTaatttgttgataaaaaaaaacaattatattgaaACGGGTATGAATTACTCCTGTTAActtatcatattaattttttatttgatcaaccctgtaaacaaaagaaagagagattcaatttgaatttttttgagttttttttttaaattatatcattttcattttgtttttttaatcttaaaataatactattttgaattaatttaaatggaTCCATTCAACTCATAATCTagattttaaacaaaatcatgagtcgatcaaattttatatatgttgcttgagtataaaatttcaagttaatttttaatatatataaaaaatatacaagtattgtgaatgtatttttttgatacaataaatttttttaatttataa
Protein-coding sequences here:
- the LOC133692928 gene encoding calcium uniporter protein 4, mitochondrial-like; the encoded protein is MAFRKLFSKRAVTNDYRVASPAGGALDHSSPIKSLTTPQNNAASKTKLFKEFLTGDSVDIGFFRRFLHRRAISQLPEFMSMPVGEKLREKLISGDRLHLDGLTPPEEIAGEANKFGISVENVKKILRFSLVEKLKAKLREIPRGSICYSEFVKICVDECGNEGQGVEFAKLLDQSGNVIVLGNIVFLRPEQVAISVENMISQAIAAPDDPRRKHLEHMEKLKVIIDQKARTQVRGELYCGLGFLTIQTLGFMRLTFWELNWDVMEPICFFVTSLHFAIAYGFFLRTSTEPSFEGYFQQRFKAKQKKLMKIHGFDVQKYNQLRKVFYPNLGYGLPQSEYYKPGHH